ACTGGGGTTCAGATCAGTAAGATATACTGCCAGACTTGGGCACAACTGCAGGATAGTTCAGGCAAGGTCCAAAGGTGAGGGCTTGAGCTTAAACAGAGCTTGCAGACAGGGACTGGGGAGTCCTCAACAAGACTTctcacagcttcttttttttatacatCATACTTCATAACAGCGTGATCCCAGGTTGGAACTGCACTGTATCAGAGCTGGGTTTGAGCATAGGCAGTCAAACACTGGAGGGGTGGAAGAGTCTGCATGGTCTTGATGCTTTAGACATTCATACTCTACTGAAATATAGAACCCATATAAGCTATGCTAAAACTTACCTGCTATAATGCTTATGCAGAGAGGACCAGGTGAATTTCCGTGGATTCATGAGGACACTAGCTCACTTTCGACCTATAGAAGATAATGAAAAGAGCAAAGACCAGAATGGACCAGAACCACTGAACAGCCGAAGTAACAAGCTCCACTGTAAGAAATGTGAACCTTCCTATAGGAgcaattatttttccctttttctgtgaAGGGAGTAAAGGGCTTGGGGTCTTCTGTACAGCTGTTTGCTGTGGAAGGatatagaattacagaatagttagggttggaaaggaccttaagatcatctagttccaacccccctgccatgggcagggacacctcccactaaaccatgtcacccaaggctctgtccaacctggccttgaacactgccagggatggagcattcacaacttccctgagcaacccattccagtgcctcaccagaaaagaaattcttccttatacccaatctaaactttccctgtttaagttttaacatgATTAAATGGCTTGCATGCAGAGCTATTAGAGATTTAGAAGCACCATCCTGTACATGGtcttttctgccattttctccAGTCTTCCATATAATTCAAGGCTTTTTCCGTACCTTCAGCTGAGTAATTTCTTGAGTGTTTGGATGACTGCCTACAGTATATGATCAGACTGCTCTTGCTCACTAATCAAAGTTGGCAACAGGCCTCAGAGCACTTAAAATTTCTGTCTTATCTCATGCAGAATATAGTCAAAGAGAATTAATGGTAATGTAAAAATGGTTCGCTCTGAGGCTGAAGTACTGAAGGTATCTTAGTGGTAATTATACTTCCATGACTTGGGGCTTTGAAGAAATACCTCTGCAAGCAGAGTGCTTCTGAAAGTACTCTTACTGAGCACTTCACTAAGATTTTTCACTTCTTGGCAGTAATTTTATTCTTGAATGCAGTAATAACACTTTTATGGAactgaaaatgaatttttatggggaattgaaatgctaagctaATTGTCTTAAAATAACTTGGGAgcacttttatatatatatataaaaatatattgttacaagaaaaataatagcatTTGAATTAAACTGctcattcttttcttccctgtagTTGCTTTTCGGTTATATGATCTAGATAAAGATGACAAGATTTCCAGGGATGAGCTTCTTCAGGTAAATAgcacagggctgctttgaatGACTCCATCCTGACCTTCTGTATGACTACTCACTTCATTCTAAATGCCTGTGGAGTTACAACAGTCTTCTCAAAAGAACTCCTGAAGGAATTTGGTGACTAAAGTCTCATACCATATCTCAAGCTTTAAACCAGAGATAAGCAATTAATCTCATTTGGTAGCCTACGCTGTTCTTTCAGACTGGGAATGCTAGACTCACATTTAAACCAGAGTGTTAGGCTAAGCAGATCCTATTGGAAATGATACCTTAATATCCAACAAATACACTAAGCCCCTTAAGAACTACCTTGTAATCTAACAGGACTTCACAGGGATAGTCACTGAGGTGGATTAGGTTGTTTTGCTGATCCTCTGTGCATCCTCTCAAGAGAATAAAACTTCTTGAAATTGCAGCAAAGGTAATCGAAGTTCATCAGTGCTGCATATATACATGAAACTAGGCTTCAGCTAGGAGTAATTACATGCTACTAATCCTGGGAAGTAGACATGGCAATTTGTGGTTCCTGCTGTAGGACAAGGATTTGCTTTTGACTGAAACTGCCCTCTGTCTGTGCAGGAAATACTAATTGTAAAGAATAACAGCAGTTATTGTTTGATACTTAAAAGCTTCCTGTAGGCAAGTATCTCAAACAGCAGATACTTGATTAAATGTTGGTATgttttgtggggaaaaatatGGACAAAAGCATTGGAACAAAATGTCCTCATTCCTAGTTCCAAAAGCTTTCTCGTACTCTACCTCATCTGCTGTCTTGTGAAAAGGGAGGAGTCTTTGTCGAAGGTGGCTACAAAAGGAAACTGTCTTTCCTGAAAGCAGTGATGTACAGAGGACAAATAGAAGTCTATCTAGAAATGACTTCCATGAAAATCCTCCAGGGCTGTTCTTGTAGGGTGTTACTTTGACAGGGTACACAAGAGAAATAGCCCTAAGAATACTTCTGTTCCTATATCAATAATggttattttatttgcattaaaaaaattagtaatCTGGGGACTTCTGTATGTTTCAGGTATTACGGATGATGGTTGGTGTAAATATTTCAGATGAGCAGCTGGGCAGCATTGCTGACAGGACAATCCAGGAAGCAGATCAAGATGGAGATAGTGCCATCTCCTTTGCAGAGTTTGTAAAGGTTGGTAGACTACATTGTTAATGACTAAAGGAAACTGCTCAGTAATGGGCAAGTCATTCAGACTTAAATGCAAATGGAAATTGAAAGGAAGTTATTCAAATAGTCCTGCCTGAATTTGGGCAAAGCAAGCTTTCTGCtagctctttttcttcctatctTCATCAggaccctttttttttttttttttattgtcaggATACTAATAATTAGTCCATATGTTTCTTCATGCTCTTACATAAAGAAACATATGCTGTAGCTCTTGCAAGCTATGGCACTGAATATACTGCAGAATTCTCGCTTTTTGCAACCACTTCTTTCTACAGAAGTAGCCTGACTATCACAGTTACAACACAGTTGTTCTGCTCTACTTGTGCTGATCAGTTTTCACTTGTAGATTTTTATCTGTTAGCAAAACAACTAATACTAGCATTCAAGTTCCTAGCTCTAGTCCTTTGAATTACATCTTTTGTTAGTCAGAAGTAGGTAATAGTAAGGAGCTATTATATAGTCAGTGGAGAAAGCTGTCCTATAGCAGAACAATTCAACTACCTAATGGGATGGCATTGACAAGAGGAACCAGACTTATCTTGTAGGTGGAGAAGAGGCAACAGAAACAAGTTGGAACATAGGAAATTCTGGTTAGCTATGAGGAAGACTTTACTAAGAGGGGATGATCATCATAGCTGCTGAAAATGTAGAACCTCCTTCCTGGAGAAACTTAACTGAACAAGGCCCAAAGCAGCCTGATCTAGCTGGGTCTGCTTTATGTAAGAGTTGAGGGAGTTGGATTAAAAAACCTCAATAGGACTTTTCAAATTTAAGTTACTCTAATCTTGGAACAGTGAAGTCTAATGCCTGAAACAGCCTGGAGCAGGCTGTCTCTGTACCTCTGTGTTAATAGCAattcagaaaatgaagttgTCAGTTTTACAATTATCTGTGTTAGTGATGCTGTGCTCTTGACTTTAGCTGTTCATTGACTGCTCATGcccctttctctgctccattcttccttctgtttcctgcCTGTGCATTCCCACACAATCTAATTTTGGGAATCCAAGCCTTCCTGGGCTTTTGGCAGACTGAAACTGCATTAGTTATGTGGTGGTTGACAGCCTTTGTCCAGCTTTAATGGCTGAAGTTTCTTTCCTTGGAATGACCTTAGTCCAGAATGAAAAACAGCAGTCTGTAGATGAAAGACTAGCATGCCAAATTGAAGACATCCCACGTTCCTGCCCACTTCCTCTACGCTAGGGTAAGAAACCTTGTAGGAGAGAAGTATGTACAGTAACTTAAGTAGCTGTTTCTGACTTTTATTGCAGGTTTTGGAGAAAGTGGATGTAGAGCAGAAAATGAGCATTCGATTTCTTCACTGATGGATGGAGAGCCTGTTCCTTTCTACCCCTACTGTATAAGTAgaacttcattttctccttaGCACCTTCACCCAGAGCGTTGCTACTGGTGCATATACACTACATCTCCAACCCCTCCCTGATTTGTTCTACCAATGTGAACATTCCCTGTGCATCAGGAACAAAGGGAAATGGCTGCCATGCAACTTGGAAAGgagcatttttttaatattttccttcaaattttttttaaaatcctttctcCCTTGCCTCCTCCTGCACTACTGTTTCAGCAAAAATGCCTCTCCTTATGTACTGCTGTTTAATCTACAAACTGCTTCTTCTGAGCTCTGAATCAGAATGGAAAATGGGAACATGCCACAGAAATGCCCTCTGAAACATTTTGGAGACAAGCATCTACTCGAATCCTAGGTGCAGTGATAACAATTCACTTTTTGCTTCCAGTAGCAATACCGCATTACAACTGCCTTTCCTGCctgtcgtcccccccccccccttcccattTGGCTCTTTACATGCAGATTTGTTTCTTCCAAGTCTGTCTTTTACTTGAGGACTTCTCAATTTCTATGGCTTCATTGTACAACTAGCATTGAATGCATGATGGTAGCCTAGTGTACTTTAAAGTGCTGTGAATAGATTTTATTCTTTGAAGGATGAATTCACAGGGACAATAGGAGAATCTGTGGCAGAGACAGGCTGTGATGTCCTCAAAAAGAATAGGAATTCTGCACTAAGTTGCTTAAATTGTTCCAGTAGCACATGCAGAAACTTGGTTTTGTCCTTGACAGCCACTGGACCATGAAGTAACCTCTCCAGGTTACTTTGCTCTAGGATCCCTCCTCCCATCAGGGTTGTTTTGCCTCTGGAAGTGTAAACTTGTTTACCAGTGTACATAATGCAAGAAAAGTAGTCATGCCAAAATCTGGATTTGCAGCTCTGTCATTGCCCCTGGAAATGGTGTGaagtgggttggtttttttgtttgttttttttttttttttttttttttgattttgtttttttcttttaatcatgGTGGCctataaataattatttacGTTTTCCAGTATGGAAGTCCTGGTGTGTTAGATTTGTGTTGAGGGTAGAGGCTGTATTTATGAGAGCTCTGGCTTTCATAAATACGTAATTTGTTCTTTCCCAAATTATAATATATGTTCTTTCCCAAATTATAGTCTTATCCCAAATATTTTAGGATTTATTTCTACATAAATCTCTTAGCAAGTGTAAGATGATTTAATGCTGATAATGTAGTGCTAAAAGTTCAGGTGGTAAAGATCATTGAAGATTCAATAGTTCCGTAATTTTCTGTGGCTGTATTGGCAAATGATCTCATCCAGTTCACCTGAAGCATCCTACAGTCTGGGAGAGCCTtctaataaaaccaaaaaacccgGGAGCTTCTTTGTTGAAGAATTGGTGTTATAA
The Lathamus discolor isolate bLatDis1 chromosome 6, bLatDis1.hap1, whole genome shotgun sequence DNA segment above includes these coding regions:
- the CHP1 gene encoding calcineurin B homologous protein 1; translated protein: MGSRASTLLRDEEIEEIKKETGFSHSQITRLYSRFTSLDKGENGTLSREDFQRIPELAINPLGDRIINAFFPEGEDQVNFRGFMRTLAHFRPIEDNEKSKDQNGPEPLNSRSNKLHFAFRLYDLDKDDKISRDELLQVLRMMVGVNISDEQLGSIADRTIQEADQDGDSAISFAEFVKVLEKVDVEQKMSIRFLH